From Thermodesulforhabdaceae bacterium:
CTTGTCCATCGGCTCGCAGTTTCGTTCCACGCTTCCTCCCCACACTCGGTCACCCTCGTGCAGTTGCGCTTCCCTTCACTCGCTGTGATCAACTCACGGGAGGACTCTCACCTCCAAGAGCACGTCCATGCCGGGCGCACAATATATACTGTAGAGGCGACGCATGCGTCGCCCTTACAATTTATTACGGAGTTTTTTAGAATACCCTCAAATTATGTTCTAAAGGATTTTATCAACTTTTCCATTTCAATTGCTAATAACGGACACAAACCTGTAGCCAAAGTAAGAAACAGCTCCATATGTGAAAGGGGTGTCGTGTGAAAGATGGTATTAAGCGCTGGTATATATACCACAGCTAATTGAAGTCCCAGGGTTAACAAGACTGCTCCCATAAGGGGCCTATTAGTCAGAAAACCTCTTTTTATAATAAGCTCTTTTTCAGACCGGAGAGCGATAACTACAGCCATTCTGCCGGTAACGAGGGCTGTAAAAACCATAGTCTGCCATGGCATACCCATTTTTATAGTCACAGATTGAAATAAAAGAGTAATAAGACCTATGATTAAGCCAAAAGAAATTATAAACAATCCTCTTCCTTTGGAGAATACACCTTCTTGAGGATCTCTAGGAGGTCTTTTCATTGCGTCTGTTTCTGCTGGTTCTGCCGTAAGAGAAAGCCCCGGGAGGCTATCGCAAAGAAGATTCATCCACAATATTTGAATTGGTAGAAGCGGTAGTGGAAGACCTAAAAAGGGTGCAAGAAATATTGCCCATACAGTTCCTGCGTTGGATGTCATGGAATACTTTATAAATTTCAATATGTTGTCGTAAATTCGGCGACCTTCCCTAACAGCCTTTACGATTGTTGCAAAATTATCGTCGAGAAGTATCATAGCAGAAGCTTCTTTGGAGACCTCTGTTCCTGTAATGCCCATAGCAACGCCTATGTCGGCCTGTTTAAGAGCGGGAGCGTCATTTACGCCATCTCCTGTCATGGCAACAATGTGCCCCTTGTCCTGTAAAGCTTTAACTATCTTGTATTTATGTTCGGGGGCTACCCTTGCATAGACTCTTATTTTTTCTACCTTCTCTTCAAATTCACTCATTGATAGGTTTTCCAGTTCCCTACCCGTAATGATGGATTCCTCATCATTATTTTCAAGAATGCCAATTCTTCGGGCAATAGCTTTTGCTGTTAGCGGATGATCTCCCGTAATCATTACAGGAACAATACCGGCGGATTTGCACATATCGATAGACTCTTTTGCTTCCTCTCGTGGAGGATCTATAATTCCAATGAGACCGAGTAAAATTAAGCCACTTTCCATGTTATCTGGCCGTGAATCCTGAGGTAAATCTTTCCACTTTTTCATTCCTACTGCCAGGACTCGAAGCCCTTCCTCCGCCATTTGTTCACTGATTTTAAGGATTTCTTCCGAATCTAAAGGTAGAAAATCGTTACCCTTAAAAATAAACTCGGCTTTCTCAATTATTATCTCAGCACCGCCTTTTGTGAAGGAAACATAATTACAATCCTGGCAAAAATTATCGGTCACCTTGTGAAGAGTGGTCATACATTTTCTATCGGAGTCAAAAGGAATTTCAAGCACTCTAGGAAAATTCTGTTCCAGGTCTTCCTTTCTAAAACCAAAATGTTCTGCTATGGCATAAAGAGCTGTTTCTGTGGGATCTCCAAGGAGGTTTCCTTCCTTGTCTTTTTTTGCGTCATTACAAAGGGCGAGGGCATGCATAATTAATCTGAACGTTTCATCTCCTTGTTTTGCCCATAAATTATTTCTTGTAATGATTTTATCGTCCAGATATATACATTCGACAGTCATTTTGTTCATTGTAAGTGTGCCTGTCTTATCTGAACAGATATAAGTCACAGAACCAAGAGTTTCCACGGCGGGTAATTTTCTAATTAAAGCCTTCTGTTTAACCATCTTCTTGGCGCCAAGGGCAAGGGATATGGTTATTACGGCGGGAAGGGCTTCCGGTATTGCCGCTACAGCAAGACTGATTGAAGTAAGAAGCATAAGAATTACATCTTCGTTTCTAAGAAGCCCCATTAAGAATATTATGAAACTTATTATAAGTATTGCTATAGCAAGCTTTCTCCCAAAAATGGCGAGTCTTTTTTGAAGAGGTGTTTTTACCGTTTCCGCTTGTTGCATCATTGATGCAATTTTGCCCATTTCAGTATTCATGCCTGTGGCTGTGACGATTCCTTTGCCTCTGCCATAGGTAATGATCGTTCCCTGATAGACCATATTTTTCCTGTCGCCTAGAGGTATATCTTTTTCAAAAATCGGTTTGGTATGTTTTTCCACAGGAACTGATTCTCCCGTTAGGGTAGCCTCTTCTACTTTCAGGTTTACTGCTTCGATGAGTCTCATATCGGCAGGGACGATCTGACCAGCCTCAAGTAAAACCACATCTCCAGGAACAAGTTGGGAAGCCGGAATATTTAGGGGATTCTTATCTCTGAGGGCGACAGAAAAAGGTGCAGCAATCTTTTTCAAAGCCTCCAAAGCTTTTTCTGCTTTATATTCCTGAATAAAACCTATTATGGCGTTGAGTA
This genomic window contains:
- a CDS encoding cation-translocating P-type ATPase, translated to MELWHQMEIDEIFRLLNSSKEGLSSEEASKRLQEFGPNELEEKKKRSPILMLLQQFTDFLIIVLIGAAIVAGFVGKLTDSLTIIAIVILNAIIGFIQEYKAEKALEALKKIAAPFSVALRDKNPLNIPASQLVPGDVVLLEAGQIVPADMRLIEAVNLKVEEATLTGESVPVEKHTKPIFEKDIPLGDRKNMVYQGTIITYGRGKGIVTATGMNTEMGKIASMMQQAETVKTPLQKRLAIFGRKLAIAILIISFIIFLMGLLRNEDVILMLLTSISLAVAAIPEALPAVITISLALGAKKMVKQKALIRKLPAVETLGSVTYICSDKTGTLTMNKMTVECIYLDDKIITRNNLWAKQGDETFRLIMHALALCNDAKKDKEGNLLGDPTETALYAIAEHFGFRKEDLEQNFPRVLEIPFDSDRKCMTTLHKVTDNFCQDCNYVSFTKGGAEIIIEKAEFIFKGNDFLPLDSEEILKISEQMAEEGLRVLAVGMKKWKDLPQDSRPDNMESGLILLGLIGIIDPPREEAKESIDMCKSAGIVPVMITGDHPLTAKAIARRIGILENNDEESIITGRELENLSMSEFEEKVEKIRVYARVAPEHKYKIVKALQDKGHIVAMTGDGVNDAPALKQADIGVAMGITGTEVSKEASAMILLDDNFATIVKAVREGRRIYDNILKFIKYSMTSNAGTVWAIFLAPFLGLPLPLLPIQILWMNLLCDSLPGLSLTAEPAETDAMKRPPRDPQEGVFSKGRGLFIISFGLIIGLITLLFQSVTIKMGMPWQTMVFTALVTGRMAVVIALRSEKELIIKRGFLTNRPLMGAVLLTLGLQLAVVYIPALNTIFHTTPLSHMELFLTLATGLCPLLAIEMEKLIKSFRT